The following nucleotide sequence is from Mangifera indica cultivar Alphonso chromosome 1, CATAS_Mindica_2.1, whole genome shotgun sequence.
ACACCTCTAATAGTCAATTTTGTAAGTTTCTAAAGAAACGTGTTGAGAAAGGGAGAAAGGTGGCATGTATAGATGCTTTCAACTCCCTTGAATTTGAAGCAATTGAAATGACAGAAGATACAACGGTAGTTAGGGGTGGATTCCAACTTGAGCCAGCTCACTATTTGGTTTAACCTTAAGTTGAAAATCGATTAGTTTGTCGAATTCAAGATTAACGCTTTGTCGACAGCAATTCATCGGAATTTGTCTTGTTAGCTGTTTTTTCCTTCCCCAATATCTTCTCTTTCTCTGGTACTATTATTAGACAACTTAAACTGATTAAGATGTCTCATGTTTAAACTTTGTCCGGCTCAAATGCATGGCCAGGATAATTTTGATTACactatctattattattattattattaatattaatcttttaagtacaataagattggttgatgaaaattgaattatgagCAAAATACTGGAGCAAATGGCTTGCTGCAGATGCGATCCAATACTATTACAAACGCCATAACCAGATGAGTGGGAAAACCAGGCTGAACAATTAGGCTGAACACGTCGTCGCTTAGCAAAATCGTTGAGTTGACTCTCTTCCGAGCAATCTTCGCTGTCACTTCTCCATTTGCATTCTTTATCTTGCAACTTCTTCTCCTGAAAGACCCCTCAATGGTGAAATCTGGTGTATTCGACTGAGCTTTTTTACTCCGCCCTGATCCCATGTAAACCTCCGCTTCATCTTTGCCGTTGTGGAAGAACACCGGCGATCTTCTCATCATTGAAAATACTCTCGACCTCTTTCCATAACTgccttcttctccttcttctctgTATGCGTTCCACTGGTATTGCATGCTTAACATCTGCCCACCATAAACCACGTCAgtactatttttataattttagttacgaataatatattatttcgttaaaaataagtaaaaatttacaactttaatgaagaaaa
It contains:
- the LOC123225257 gene encoding protein LURP-one-related 17-like codes for the protein MSKVYPTEHKYSHHLLMSKEKVVEEEEEDEVVRRCPSTLTVWKRSSMSFQGTDGFTVFDRHGRLVFRVDNYSRNKAARLLLMDGAGNGLLSLKPQMLSMQYQWNAYREEGEEGSYGKRSRVFSMMRRSPVFFHNGKDEAEVYMGSGRSKKAQSNTPDFTIEGSFRRRSCKIKNANGEVTAKIARKRVNSTILLSDDVFSLIVQPGFPTHLVMAFVIVLDRICSKPFAPVFCS